GGCGCATCGGGGTCGCTCGTGCGGGAATCGTCAGAGTGGGTCCACATCATGGGCAAAAGCGTATCAGGCCCGCATGGGCGTGGCCATCGACAGGGCCGCGACCGCCCGACGCGAGGCTGCCCCGATGTCGCCGCGGGCGCGTATGCTGGGGTTCCAACCTCACCGGACCAGACCGCCATGAGCCAGCCCCACATTGCCCAGAAAGCCCCATTCCCCGTGGCCGTCGAGGCCGGCAAGAGCTACTGGTGGTGCGCCTGCGGGCAGAGCAGGAACCAGCCGTTCTGCGACGGCTCGCACAAGGGCAGCGCGTTCTCGCCGATGGAATACAAGGCCGCCGAGGCCGGCACGGTGTATTTCTGCGGCTGCAAGCACAGCGCAAAGGCGCCCTTGTGCGACGGCACGCACAAGTCGCTCTGATCTGACGGGTCATTGCGCGCCCCCGGGATAATCCGGGGGTGAACACCCAACTGCCTCCCAAACAGCGCATCGTCGTCGGCCTCAGCGGCGGCGTGGATTCGGCCGTGAGCGCCTGGCTGCTCAAGCAGCAGGGCCATGAAGTGGTCGCCATCTTCATGAAGAACTGGGAGGACGACGACGACAGCGAGTTCTGCTCGTCGCGCCAGGACTTCCTCGACGCCGCCTCGGTGGCCGACGTGCTGGGCATCGAGATCGAACACGTCAACTTCGCGGCCGAATACAAGGACCGCGTCTTCGCCGAGTTCCTGCGCGAGTATTCGGCCGGCCGCACGCCCAACCCCGACGTGCTGTGCAACGCCGAGATCAAGTTCAAGGCCTTCCTCGACCACGCCATGCGCCTGGGCGCCGACCGGATCGCCACCGGCCATTACGCCCGCGTGCGCCACAACCCGGCCACCGGGCTGCATGAACTGCTCAAGGGGCTCGACCCGCTGAAGGACCAGAGCTACTTCCTGCACCGTCTCAACCAGGCACAGCTGGCCAGCACGCTGTTCCCGGTCGGCGAACTGCCCAAGACCGAGGTGCGCCGCATCGCGCTCGAGATCGGCCTGCCCAACGCGAAGAAGAAGGACTCGACCGGCATCTGCTTCATCGGCGAGCGGCCGTTCCGCGAGTTCCTGAACCGCTACCTGAGCCACGAGCCCGGCCCGATCAAGGACGACCGCGGCCGGCGCATCGGCGAGCACGTCGGCCTGAGCTTCTACACGCTCGGCCAGCGCAAGGGCATCGGCATCGGCGGCCTCAAAGAGAAGGGCGCGCCGCGCGGCGGTGGCGAGCACGAGCCGTGGTTCGTGGCGCGCAAGGACCTGGCCAGCAACACGCTCTACGCCGTGCAGGGCCACGACCACCCGTGGCTGCAGTCGCAGCGCCTGAGCGCCGACGACGCCAGCTGGATCGGCACCGTGCCGCAGCCCGGCCAGGGCGGCCTCGCGGCCAAGACGCGCTACCGCCAGGCCGATTCGG
This portion of the Leptothrix cholodnii SP-6 genome encodes:
- a CDS encoding CDGSH iron-sulfur domain-containing protein, with amino-acid sequence MSQPHIAQKAPFPVAVEAGKSYWWCACGQSRNQPFCDGSHKGSAFSPMEYKAAEAGTVYFCGCKHSAKAPLCDGTHKSL
- the mnmA gene encoding tRNA 2-thiouridine(34) synthase MnmA, with the protein product MNTQLPPKQRIVVGLSGGVDSAVSAWLLKQQGHEVVAIFMKNWEDDDDSEFCSSRQDFLDAASVADVLGIEIEHVNFAAEYKDRVFAEFLREYSAGRTPNPDVLCNAEIKFKAFLDHAMRLGADRIATGHYARVRHNPATGLHELLKGLDPLKDQSYFLHRLNQAQLASTLFPVGELPKTEVRRIALEIGLPNAKKKDSTGICFIGERPFREFLNRYLSHEPGPIKDDRGRRIGEHVGLSFYTLGQRKGIGIGGLKEKGAPRGGGEHEPWFVARKDLASNTLYAVQGHDHPWLQSQRLSADDASWIGTVPQPGQGGLAAKTRYRQADSACAVDALDAAARTLSMSFPAPQWAVTPGQSVVLYEGEVCLGGAVIAAADQRA